The sequence TGCTCAGAAACTCCTGGCGACGCTGGACGATTCCATCCACGCGCGCCGCGTCAAACATCTCCGGCATGTAAAGCACCGCCGAAAGCGGCTTTCCCTTCGCGCTCGAACTTGACGCCGCCTCGATCAGGAATTTGCGGACCACCGCCCAATTGCGCCTGCCTGCCATCGCCGGACGCCAGCGATTGAACTGTGCCCGGTCCCATAGAAAATGCAGCATCGCCTTCAACGACAAACGGGCACCGTCGGTCCTGACGTCGCCCGGATCAGCGCTGTCACCGATTGCAGGCGCGGTCCGGCCGCCGAGCTTCGACAGGCTAAACCCGAGTTTCAGCGCCGTCGTGCCGTCTTGCACATTCTCGATGATTGCCTCGCCCTCGACTGCGCTGAGGCCCGAAAGGTCGGATGGCGGCTCGTAGGATTCGCAGTCGGGCGCGTGCTGCGCTCCGGTGCCCGGCATCCGTTT comes from Hoeflea sp. 108 and encodes:
- a CDS encoding DUF1173 family protein yields the protein MSRHIRMGGIDVDVADTVFDDRLADAYSNREHPLCLCQAGGVPMYIARFEDRHILKRMPGTGAQHAPDCESYEPPSDLSGLSAVEGEAIIENVQDGTTALKLGFSLSKLGGRTAPAIGDSADPGDVRTDGARLSLKAMLHFLWDRAQFNRWRPAMAGRRNWAVVRKFLIEAASSSSAKGKPLSAVLYMPEMFDAARVDGIVQRRQEFLS